ACCGACATAGACAAATTTGATCCCCTTCAGCCTGCCAAAATTTTCACGTACAGTCAGGAAATCTGCAAGGATCTGTGTAGGATGGTAGTCATCTGTAAGTCCGTTCCATACGGGAACGCCTGAATACTTGGCAAGGTCTTCGACTACCTTCTGGCTGAATCCGCGGAATTCTATCCCGTCGAACATGCGGCCGAGTACCCTCGCGGTGTCGGCAACATCTTCCTTGTGTCCGAGCTGAATATCGTTCTTGCCCAGGTATTCGGGGTGTCCTCCCTCATCTATGGCCGCGACGGTGAAGGCACAGCGTGTACGGGTGGAGGGCTTTTCAAATATCAGCGCGACGCTCTTGCCGGCAAGCAGATCGCCTTTGATTCCCGCGCGTTTTTTATTTTTGAGGTCCGCTGACAGATCCAGAAGATACTCTATCTCCTGCGGAGTGTGGTGCTTGAGTGAAAGCAGATGTCTGTTGCGAAGATTGATGGCCATGAAAACTCCTCCTTGAATTTTAGTTAAATATTAGCGGAAAATATAACTCTGTTTGCTCGTAAATAAATCAGCTATTTTACCGGGCCTCTGTTGAGAGGCATCGTCATGCATCTTGGCCCTCCCCTGCCCCTTCCGAGTTCAGGTCCGTTAAGTTCGAGCACTTCGATGCCGTTGTCCCTCAGCAGTCTGTTAGACATAAGGTTTCTGTTGTAAGTGACCACCTTGCCCGGAGCGACTGCCAGCGTGTTGCAGCCGTCGTGCCATTGTTCCCTGTCTGTCTCGGCCTGATCCCTGCCCTTCATTTCGATGACCCTGATCCTGTCGAAGCCAAGTTCTGCCGCGATCGCCTCTTTCCAATGGTGAGCCTGCCTGACCGACATGAGTGTCCCGCTGTCGTCGTAATCCATCTCCCATACCTTGAGCACCTTGATCACGGTCGGGAAGATAGTGAAAGCGTCCTTATCGACCATAGTAAAAACAGTGTCAAGATGCATGCAGTAACGTTCCCTCGGTATCTCGAAGGCAAATATTTTTCTTATCGGGGTGTTCAGCGCCAGTTTTTTTCCTATGCGCTGAACAGTCGTAGGAGCCGTCCTCTGGCTGACGCCAATTGCCATTGCATGATCAGAAAGGACAAGAAGATCCCCTCCCTCGACTTTATGAGGCCATATCTCATCGGGAGCATCGCCAAAAATGACATTGACTCCCTTGAATCTTGGATGGTTGTTGGTTATGTATTTCCAGTAGAGAGGTTCTCTCCTTCTCACTTCGTAGGTCATCTGCCCGATGACTATGCCGCATCCGACGGTGATCGCGGGGTCTCTCTGGA
This portion of the Synergistaceae bacterium DZ-S4 genome encodes:
- the argF gene encoding ornithine carbamoyltransferase, with protein sequence MAINLRNRHLLSLKHHTPQEIEYLLDLSADLKNKKRAGIKGDLLAGKSVALIFEKPSTRTRCAFTVAAIDEGGHPEYLGKNDIQLGHKEDVADTARVLGRMFDGIEFRGFSQKVVEDLAKYSGVPVWNGLTDDYHPTQILADFLTVRENFGRLKGIKFVYVGDGRNNMANSLMIGAAKMGMHFVIGAPESLFPDPALVEECEKMAADCESGATIEITDDPKAAVKGADVIYTDVWASMGEEAKLAERKAILQPYQVNMDLIRATGNDDVIFLHCLPAVKGYEVTEEVFESRHGRQFDEAENRMHTIKAVMVASIGNL
- a CDS encoding arginine deiminase; the encoded protein is MCQDKPFCVFSETGPLKQVMLHRPGNELNRLTINNMSDLLFDDLIWLEQAQREHDDFADILRREGCEVLYFSECLADVLEDKEVRESLIKSVFMLECLDRHLSEGLTEIFMDLPSAELSSHLISGYSKEEASKLFKSSLSLISKVENGGDFVIHPIPNLYFQRDPAITVGCGIVIGQMTYEVRRREPLYWKYITNNHPRFKGVNVIFGDAPDEIWPHKVEGGDLLVLSDHAMAIGVSQRTAPTTVQRIGKKLALNTPIRKIFAFEIPRERYCMHLDTVFTMVDKDAFTIFPTVIKVLKVWEMDYDDSGTLMSVRQAHHWKEAIAAELGFDRIRVIEMKGRDQAETDREQWHDGCNTLAVAPGKVVTYNRNLMSNRLLRDNGIEVLELNGPELGRGRGGPRCMTMPLNRGPVK